One window of the Pirellulales bacterium genome contains the following:
- a CDS encoding XRE family transcriptional regulator encodes MSKKNSQRPGKKTSSADDIANQMCRRVHELRKKRRWTLEEMSAACGVSRSMLSDIERGRANPTLAVAFRISEAFGMPLGDLIHAPAGAQQVEVIRADDRSHHYRSDGDCRIRTLSPLRLEKAVEYYEIVLRPGGALRSAAHFEGARELLTVQQGSAHITSGKSAEDLGRGDSAYYRADVPHAIENTGKEDAILFLVVTYTQD; translated from the coding sequence ATGTCCAAGAAGAACTCCCAGCGACCCGGCAAGAAAACCTCATCGGCGGATGACATCGCCAATCAGATGTGCCGTCGCGTCCATGAGTTACGGAAGAAGCGGCGCTGGACGCTCGAAGAGATGTCGGCGGCGTGCGGCGTTAGTCGTTCGATGCTCAGCGATATCGAGCGCGGTCGGGCCAACCCCACTTTGGCGGTGGCGTTTCGCATCTCGGAGGCTTTCGGCATGCCTCTGGGGGATTTAATTCACGCTCCAGCCGGCGCACAACAGGTCGAGGTGATCCGTGCTGACGACCGGAGCCATCATTATCGCTCGGACGGGGACTGCCGAATCCGGACTCTCTCTCCGCTGCGGCTCGAAAAGGCGGTCGAATATTACGAAATTGTCTTGCGCCCCGGCGGCGCGCTGCGAAGCGCCGCCCATTTCGAGGGCGCCCGCGAACTCCTGACCGTCCAGCAGGGTTCCGCCCACATCACGTCGGGCAAGAGTGCCGAGGACCTCGGCCGCGGCGACTCGGCCTATTATCGAGCCGATGTCCCTCATGCCATCGAAAACACCGGCAAAGAAGACGCGATCCTGTTTCTTGTGGTCACCTACACGCAGGATTGA